TCCTGGCAGACATCATGCAGCCCGGCGCCAGCCGTGATTGGCGGGAAGTGCTGAAGGAAAAGACCGGCGAGGACTTGAGCGCGAAAGCCATGTTGCGTTACTTTGCGCCCTTGCTGGATTATTTGAAAAAGGAAAATGCCGGCCGGGAACACACGCTGGTCGATATCTGATGCTGGATGCTGGATGCTGGATACAGGAAGCTGGATACAGGAAGCTGGATACAGGAAGCTGGATGCTTGATGTTGGATGCTGGATGCTGGATGCTTGATACTGGATGCTTGATGCCGGATACGGATGCTGGATACTGGGTGCTGGATGCTGGATATTGATTACTGATCACTGAAAACTGGTTGCCGGCGCTCAATTAGAGGAGCGAGAAAGCCGGCAACCAGCATCTTTTTCACACCAACGTTTGCAGGACGGCCAACAGGCGATCAATCTCCTCTTCGGTGTTGTAGTGCACCAGACCGATGCGCACGACGCCGCCTTTGTCTGCATAGCCCAAGCGCTTGATCACTTCGACCGCATAGAAATCGCCGTCCCACACATAGATGTTCTCTTCGCCCAGGCGTTCGGCAACTTCTCGCGGTGTGTGTTTCTCCATGCGCAGTGCGACCGTGGGCGTGCGTTGGGAATAACGGCCGGGATCGGTGATCCCGAACACACGCACGCCGGGAATCGTCTGCAAGCCGGCAATGAGCTTCTGCGCGAGGCGGTGTTCGTATGCCTGCACCGCCCTCATCGCCGCTTTCAAATCACGCCTTCTACCCTGCCAGCGTGTCTCCTCCGCTGAGGCGCCGGTCTGCCGCCCGAGTTGCGCCAGATAGTCGATTGCCGCCACGGTTCCCGCCAAGCCTTCGTGATTCAGTGTCCCGGTTTCGAATTTGTATGGCGGAGTTGGTTCCTGCGGGCGGACTTTGTAGGCCGGCAGCCGGTCCATCACCTCATGTTTCCCATAGAGCACGCCGACATGCGGCCCGAAAAATTTGTAGGCTGAGCACACGAGGAAATCGCAGTCAAGAGCCTGCACGTCAATCGGGCCGTGTGGCGCAAAGTGCACGGCATCGACATAAACCAGTGCGCCGGCGGCATGCGCCCGGGAGATGATGCGGGCGACATCATTGATGGTGCCCACTGCGTTCGAGGCATAGCCCACGGCGACCAGTTTGGTGCGCGGTGAAAGCAGCGCTTCGAGCTGCTCCTCGGCGAGCGTGCAGTCTTCGGGATGGAAATCGAGAAACTTGATCGTCACGCCTTGTTCTGCCAGCGCCAGCCAGGGCGCAACGTTGGCATCATGATCCAGGCGGGTAAGAATGACTTCGTCGCCGGGCTGGAGCGCGCGGCCCAGGCTGCGGCTGAGGTGAAAGGTGAGCGAAGTCATGTTCGCGCCGAAGGCAATGTTGTCGGGCGAGCGCGCGTTGAGAAAATCAGCCAGCGCGGTGCGCGCCGCGTGAATCGTCTCGTCCGTGCCGCGGCTGGTGGCGAACGCGCCGTGGGTATTGGAGTAATTGTGAATGATGTGCCCGGCCATCGCAGTGATGACGGACTGCGGTACCTGGGTGCCGCCCGGGCCGTCGAAGTAAATCGCGGGCCGGCCGGCGGCGTCCCGCAATTGCAGCGCGGGAAATTGCGCGCGGCTGGCAATGAAAGGATTCATAAAAGGCCCTGCAAGTTATGTTTCATCTGGTTGAGTCTTGTGCAGCACTCGCAGCCAAGCCCATCTTCTCCCAACCTCCTCTATTCTTCACCGCCTCAACCCTTCACAAAACTGCCCCCCCTGCGCTGCAAGCTGGCCGCAGAGGCTTGCCGCATGGCGGACACGTGGGTGGATGCCAAATGCGACAGCGCGGCTGCACTTGATGTCATGATCGCAAGAATCTTCCCAGCGCTGGGCACGGCCCCGGTATTGGGAAAACCCTTGCAGAGTGACATGAAAAGGAACAGGTGTGCGACTTGGCGTCGTTGTGCAGAAATCATCCCGTCTTCCTAGCTGGAGGTTTCACTTTCCAATTCCTTTGCCGCCGTGGCAATCACCTCGAACGCCTCCTCCACCTCGACCTGATGCGTGCGAAAGCTGAGCACACAGGCGCGAATCACGAACTCGCCGTTGAGCAGCGTGCTGGAGAGAAAAAGCCTGCCGCTGTTGTTGATATATTGCAGCAGCCGGCGGTTGAAGTCATCGACCTGACCGCGCCGTGGGCGATAGCGGAACGCCACCACCGAGAGATCAGGCTCGGCTAGGCATTCGAAGCCGGGCGCTTCCAAAAAGCGTTGATAGAGCCAGCGTGCCAGGCGCAGCTTTTCCGCGAGGTTTTCACGGAACGCTTGCACGCCAAACAGCTTCAGCGGCAGCCACACCTTCAAGCCGCGAAACGAACGCGACAGCTCCGGCGAATGATCGGTGAAATTGACTTCTCCCGGCGGCGTGAATTGATCCTGCATGTATTCCGCGGTGAGCATGTGAGCGCGCCGCAGCAATTCGCCTTCCTTCACCAGCAAGCTGCCGCAGCCGTAGGGCACAAACAGGCCTTTGTGCGGATCGAGTACGAGCGAATCCGACTGCTCGAGGCCCCGAAGCTTGCGCCGGCCCTCTTCACACAAATTGAAAAAGCCGCCGTACGCGCCATCGATGTGATACCACAGGGAGTGTTTGCGGCAGAGTTGGGCGAGATCTGCGAGCGGATCGACCGCGCCGGTGTTGGTCGTGCCGGCGTTGCCAATGAGCAGAAACGGCTTCAGCCCGGCGGCGCGATCGGCTTTGATGGCATCTTCAAAACGCTCGGGCACGGCGCGAAACCGCCGGTCCGCCTCGAGCAGCCGCAGATTGCGCTCGCGCAGGCCCGCCAGCATCGCGCTTTTCACGAGCGAATGATGCGTTTGGGTCGAAGCATAGATGACACCGTCACCGATCTCGTCGCCGAGCAAATGATGGCGCGCGGTGACGATGGCGCTGAAGCCTGCCAGCGAACCGCCGCTGGTGAGAATGCCGCGGGCGGTGGCAGGATAACCCATCCACTGCGCGAACCACTCCAGCACATTGGTCTCGAGCCGGGCGGCCGCGGGCGCGCCGAACCAGGCGCCGACAAAGCGATTGGTGGCCGCTGACAGTAGATCCGCCAACGCTGAGGGATAAAGGCCGCCGCCGGGAATGTAGCCCATGTAGGTGGGATGCGCCGCATTGATGGAGACCGGAATGATTTTTTCCATCAAGAAGGGTAACAACTCCGCGAAAGCCGTGCCGGTTTCAGGCGGCGGCTCACGCAGAGAGTGCGCGATTGCCGCGGCATTGGCGAGATTGGCGCGCGGTGAGTGAGGCAGATCAACAATGTGTTGCACCACGGTCCGCACACAGGCCTCGCCCATCGCCTGCATCACCTCCGCCGGCAACTCCAGATTGGTGACGTGGGACTGCATTTATTCCCTCCGCAAAACGTGACGGTAGACTGCAACGATGCGCCGCCCGATTTCCTCCCAACGGTACGGCAAAGCTTGCTGCCGGAGATGGCCGGAGTCCCATTGCTGCTCGCGGGCACGTTCCAATGCCCGCGCCAGAGATTTCTCATCTTCAACCGGCGTCAGCAAACCGCTTCGTTCATCGGTGAGGACAGCAGGCGCCATGCCGGTCGCCGTTGCCACCACCGGCTTGCCGCACGCCAGTGCCTGCAGCAAGACCGCCGGCCCACCTTCGCTGCGGCTGGGAATCACCACGGCCTCGGCGGCGTTGATCCAATGCGGGATCGTCTCCGGAGGTTGCGCGCCCGCAAAGAAAATCCGCGCACGCAAACCCAGCGCGTGTGCCAGCGATCGCAAGGCTCGGGTTTCGGGACCGGCGCCCACCAACACAAGCATCAGGTCTCCGCTCGTTTGCGCCAGCGCGCGCAACAGCACATCAATGCCTTTCACGTGATGATGGTTGGCAACGCAGAGCAGCACGAACGCGGAGGCGAACTGCGGCGGTCGCAGCGTGCGCGACGCATCGGGAGTTGGCTGGAAGGCGTGGCAATCAACGCCCTGCGGGATGACAAACACTTTCGCGGGCGCGAGGCCTTCTGCCAGAATGTCTGCGCGCATGTGATCATTCAGCGCAATGATGGCGTCAGCGGCATGCAGCGCGGCGAGAATCTGCGGCCGCTTGCGGGGCGCGTGACGCCAGACATTGAGGTCCGAGCCTTGCGTGGTCAACACCAACGGCCGGCCGAATTCCCGCGCCAGTCTGCTTGCCACCCAGCCGCTGCGATAGGCCCAGTGCGCGTGAATCAAATCGAATTGCAGATGATGCTGCCGGATTGCCGCCGCGGCGCGCCGCTGGAATTCTGCCGGGGCGCAGCGCTCCGCGACCAGCGGCACATAAGGCACGCGCAAACGCAAAACCAGCCGGCCGGCTTCGTCGTGTCTGCCGCCGGCAGGCTGTACTCTGCGCAGGTTCCGATAGCGCGGCAGCGGTGGATACCAGACCGCGGGCGCGATCACTCCCGCAGTCTGACAGCCGAGCAAATGCGCAAGTTGTTCGCGAACGAAGACACCCTCGTGCGGTTGCGCCGGATGGGGATAGAATTCCGACACGATCAAGACGCGCAGGCCGGCGCCATTCATGCGCAAATGGCGGGCATGGCGTCCAGGCGCGCCAAGACGCGGTTAGGCCGGCAAGCTGGCTGGCGGCTGTGCCGTTCACGCAAGTGCTGCCGTGCGCAAGGCAACGGCAACGTGCTCGACCATGGCATTACTCATCTCCGCGTACATCGGCAGGCTCAACACGCGTTCAGCCGCCGCTTCAGAAACCGGAAAAGTGCCGCGCCGCAATCCCAAATGGGCGTAGGCGGGCTGCAAATGCAGGGGAATCGGATAATGAATGCCGGTGGCAATGCCCTGTTGCTTCAACTTTTCCTGCAGGCGCTCGCGCTGCTCGACCTGCACAATGAAAAGATGATAAACCGCCTCCTGGCCGGGCGCCACGGCCAGCGGCCGCACCGCCGGACAATCCTGCAAGAACTGGCGGTAGAGCGCGGCA
The window above is part of the bacterium genome. Proteins encoded here:
- a CDS encoding cysteine desulfurase-like protein, with amino-acid sequence MNPFIASRAQFPALQLRDAAGRPAIYFDGPGGTQVPQSVITAMAGHIIHNYSNTHGAFATSRGTDETIHAARTALADFLNARSPDNIAFGANMTSLTFHLSRSLGRALQPGDEVILTRLDHDANVAPWLALAEQGVTIKFLDFHPEDCTLAEEQLEALLSPRTKLVAVGYASNAVGTINDVARIISRAHAAGALVYVDAVHFAPHGPIDVQALDCDFLVCSAYKFFGPHVGVLYGKHEVMDRLPAYKVRPQEPTPPYKFETGTLNHEGLAGTVAAIDYLAQLGRQTGASAEETRWQGRRRDLKAAMRAVQAYEHRLAQKLIAGLQTIPGVRVFGITDPGRYSQRTPTVALRMEKHTPREVAERLGEENIYVWDGDFYAVEVIKRLGYADKGGVVRIGLVHYNTEEEIDRLLAVLQTLV
- a CDS encoding aminotransferase class V-fold PLP-dependent enzyme, giving the protein MQSHVTNLELPAEVMQAMGEACVRTVVQHIVDLPHSPRANLANAAAIAHSLREPPPETGTAFAELLPFLMEKIIPVSINAAHPTYMGYIPGGGLYPSALADLLSAATNRFVGAWFGAPAAARLETNVLEWFAQWMGYPATARGILTSGGSLAGFSAIVTARHHLLGDEIGDGVIYASTQTHHSLVKSAMLAGLRERNLRLLEADRRFRAVPERFEDAIKADRAAGLKPFLLIGNAGTTNTGAVDPLADLAQLCRKHSLWYHIDGAYGGFFNLCEEGRRKLRGLEQSDSLVLDPHKGLFVPYGCGSLLVKEGELLRRAHMLTAEYMQDQFTPPGEVNFTDHSPELSRSFRGLKVWLPLKLFGVQAFRENLAEKLRLARWLYQRFLEAPGFECLAEPDLSVVAFRYRPRRGQVDDFNRRLLQYINNSGRLFLSSTLLNGEFVIRACVLSFRTHQVEVEEAFEVIATAAKELESETSS
- a CDS encoding glycosyltransferase, with protein sequence MNGAGLRVLIVSEFYPHPAQPHEGVFVREQLAHLLGCQTAGVIAPAVWYPPLPRYRNLRRVQPAGGRHDEAGRLVLRLRVPYVPLVAERCAPAEFQRRAAAAIRQHHLQFDLIHAHWAYRSGWVASRLAREFGRPLVLTTQGSDLNVWRHAPRKRPQILAALHAADAIIALNDHMRADILAEGLAPAKVFVIPQGVDCHAFQPTPDASRTLRPPQFASAFVLLCVANHHHVKGIDVLLRALAQTSGDLMLVLVGAGPETRALRSLAHALGLRARIFFAGAQPPETIPHWINAAEAVVIPSRSEGGPAVLLQALACGKPVVATATGMAPAVLTDERSGLLTPVEDEKSLARALERAREQQWDSGHLRQQALPYRWEEIGRRIVAVYRHVLRRE